The DNA segment ACCTTTATATGGGCCAGATGTTTAGGCGCGAACGTCCCCAAAAGGGAAGATATCGCCAGTTCCATCAGATAGGGGTTGAGGCTCTCGGGGTTGCGGACCCCTCTATCGATGCAGAACAGATAGCGATGGGAGAGTTCTTCTTTAAAAGTTTGGGTCTTACAGATTTTTCTACCGAGATAAATTCGCTGGGATGTCGTGAATGCAGGCCCACGTACAATAAACTTTTCGGCGATTTCTTAATGAAAAAACAGGCGCACCTTTGTGCAGATTGCCAGCGAAGGGTGACAAGAAATCCGCTTCGCGCCTTTGATTGCAAGAACCCGCAGTGCCAGGAGTCGATGAAAGAGGCGCCCCTTATCGGTTCGCATCTTTGCAAGGCATGTGAGGAACATTTTGGAAGCGTTCAGAACTTCCTAAAAAGTCTGGGGGTTAAGTTCACGGTCAACCACAAGATAGTTCGCGGCCTTGATTATTATATGCGCACCGCCTTTGAATATACAACGGACAAGCTTGGCGCCCAGAACGCGCTTGGCGGCGGCGGGCGTTACGACGGTCTTGTTAAAGAGCTCGGCGGGCCCGACGTTCCCGGCGTCGGTTTTGCAATAGGCATGGAGCGCGTTATTCTTCTCATGCAGGCGCTGGGGCTCGATAAATATCCGCCCAGAGACATGGTCTTTTTCGCGCTTTTGGGAGACGCCGCGCGTGAGAAGGGACTGCCACTCATAAACATGCTCCGGCAGGACGGCGTTTGTGCAGAGCTTGATAACGAGGGCCATTCGCTCAAATCGCAGATGCGGCGCGCCGACAAACTGATCGCACATACCGTGGTGATTATCGGTGATGAAGAGCTTAAGAAAGGCGTTGCGGTTGTAAGAAACATGCACACAAAGCATCAGGAAGAGGTAAAGCTCGATCTTCTCCCGATGCATTTTGTAAGGGTCGAAAACTAAATATGAAAAGAACTCACACATGCGGGACTTTAAGGGGCGGCGATATCGGCAAAGAGGTTGTTTTGAACGGCTGGGTCGGGAGCGCACGCGACCATGGAGGCCTCGTCTTTATAAATATCCGCGACCGTTACGGTGTCACTCAGGCAGTGTTTGATCCGGTGGCCACACCCAAGATAATGGAGACGGCAAAAGCGCTTCATGGCGAGGACGTTGTGGCGATAAAAGGGAAGGTGAGGGCACGTCCCGAAGGGCAGACCAATAAGAATATGCCTACAGGTGAAATAGAGGTCTTGGCAGGGGAACTAACGCTTCTCAATCGCGCAAAGACGCCGCCCTTTGAGATCGAGGACGATACGACAGCGGCCGAAGAACTTCGTCTCAAATATCGCTATCTGGATCTAAGGCGCCCGGCCCTGCAAAACATATTGATGCTTAGGAGCCGTGCCGCCCAGGTGACAAGAAAATATTTAAGCGATAACGATTTCATTGAAGTTGAGACGCCCATGATGACCAGGAGCACGCCGGAAGGGGCTCGTGATTATCTGGTACCGTCGCGTATCTCAAAGGGCCATTTTTACGCGCTCCCTCAGTCGCCGCAGCTTTTTAAACAGCTTTTAATGGTCGCAGGGTTTGACCGGTATTTTCAGATAGTAAAATGCTTCAGGGACGAGGACCTTCGCGCCGACCGTCAGCCGGAGTTCACTCAAATAGATATCGAGATGAGTTTTGTTGACAGAGAGGATATTTACAGGACTATGGAAGGGCTCGTCGCGCTCTTGTGGAAAGAGATAAAGGGTGTAGAGCTTAAGCGGCCGTTCGAGCGCCTGACATACAAGGATGCCATGGAGCGATTTGGTAGCGACCGCCCCGACAGGCGCATTCCGTGGGAGCTAAAGGATGTAACGACCGCGTTCAAAGGTTCCGGTTTCAAGGCGTTTGCCGGAGTTGTTGAGAACGGCGGAGTAATAAAGGCGCTCAACCTTAAAGGGCTTGCGGA comes from the Deltaproteobacteria bacterium CG11_big_fil_rev_8_21_14_0_20_49_13 genome and includes:
- a CDS encoding histidine--tRNA ligase; protein product: MKYTSIKGMSDIMPQDMDLWHKLEDTVLRIFVAYGYREVRTPVLEKTDLFVRGIGKETSVVEKEMYTFKDAGDDMLSLRPEGTASVVRAYIESGAYQTDPVVKYLYMGQMFRRERPQKGRYRQFHQIGVEALGVADPSIDAEQIAMGEFFFKSLGLTDFSTEINSLGCRECRPTYNKLFGDFLMKKQAHLCADCQRRVTRNPLRAFDCKNPQCQESMKEAPLIGSHLCKACEEHFGSVQNFLKSLGVKFTVNHKIVRGLDYYMRTAFEYTTDKLGAQNALGGGGRYDGLVKELGGPDVPGVGFAIGMERVILLMQALGLDKYPPRDMVFFALLGDAAREKGLPLINMLRQDGVCAELDNEGHSLKSQMRRADKLIAHTVVIIGDEELKKGVAVVRNMHTKHQEEVKLDLLPMHFVRVEN
- a CDS encoding aspartate--tRNA ligase; translated protein: MKRTHTCGTLRGGDIGKEVVLNGWVGSARDHGGLVFINIRDRYGVTQAVFDPVATPKIMETAKALHGEDVVAIKGKVRARPEGQTNKNMPTGEIEVLAGELTLLNRAKTPPFEIEDDTTAAEELRLKYRYLDLRRPALQNILMLRSRAAQVTRKYLSDNDFIEVETPMMTRSTPEGARDYLVPSRISKGHFYALPQSPQLFKQLLMVAGFDRYFQIVKCFRDEDLRADRQPEFTQIDIEMSFVDREDIYRTMEGLVALLWKEIKGVELKRPFERLTYKDAMERFGSDRPDRRIPWELKDVTTAFKGSGFKAFAGVVENGGVIKALNLKGLAEKFSRKELDNAGEFVKAYGAKGVASLKGIDKFLSDTEKETFGKELGIEANDVVLLMGDKAKVVNDSLGALRVDLGKRFKVFDEKKTDVHWITDFPLMEYDEGSKRYVSLHHPFTSPNPKDLNLLDKDPSKVMALAYDLVVNGSELGGGSIRIHDREVQQKIFDLLKISREEAMKRFGFLLEALEYGAPPHGGLAFGLDRIIMILAGTDSIRDVIAFPKTTSASCLMTDAPGDVDPAQLKELGIKLS